ATGCTTGTTGACAAATTTATTATTCTTCTGCCCCACTGGAGTGTGAACCCCTAGTGGGCTGGGTGTCATGTCCCCAGCACCTGGAGACACACTGAGGACACTGTGGATGCCCAATAAGCAGCCACTGATGGGCTGGCACCTCTGCTCAGCCGTCAGAcccccagccctgcagccccTCCTGTACTCCCCAAGCCCTCTGAGCTGGAGAAACCCTTAATCCCCTGCACAAGGCCTGAGGGGTACTTTGTTACCCTTGGCTCTCCCCCCGCTGACCCCCACCACCTGCCTGGCATGGGGATGGACCAGGTCTCCCACTGAGCCTGATACCTGCCACCTCCCCAACCCACCCATACGGCTCAACTGCCAATGGGATCAACATTGGAATAGCCACAGTTGGGCACGTGGGTTGTTCCTGCTTCGTTCTCCCAAGCTTGGAATCAGGAATAGTCTTCCTAAGGGCAGGGCCTGCCCCCACAAAGCCCTCTGGATAGGGTCTCCCCGGGTGAGCCCACAGCTCACAGAAACTGGCCTAGCTTCAGGGGGAACCTAGGACAAGGGCACGGCAAGCACAGCCACCACCAGCAGCACGTTTTATTGCAATTAGAATCCCCAGACATGTGGGAAGGGGTCGAGGCAGGACACCCTACACTGGTGCCACAGCCACGGTCTAGGACAGGAAGCCAAAGGTCCGGAACAACCTGCCCAGTGCCGAAGAACCCGGGCTAGCTGTGTCCTGCCTCTCCCCTCAGCCCCCAGTCAGGATGGGAGTagaaaggaggggaaagggggaggcCGTTTCAGCAGAGCCTCCACCCAAGGGATCTGAGCGAAGGAGGAGCAGCTGGCAGTGTGGTCCAGGGTCCCGAGATGCTCAGGGCCTTTAGGGCCGACCCCTCCTGGACGTGTCCTTGGTGGATTATTAGGGAGAAGCAATAAGCTGCCCTCTGCCCATGGGgtgaggatgggagggagggcaACCAAGGCTCAACATGAGAAACAGCCGACAGTGACCACACAGGTGGACCTTGGGATCCTGACTCCCAGGCCAGGGCTGTGTCCACACACTGCCTCCGACGGTCACCCCGGCCTGGACGTCCAGCCCGGCCGGCCACGGGCCCTATGTGGGGATCTGCACGCGGGCCAGGTCCTGGTCCATGATCTGGAGGACGTCGTCCAGGATGGAAGGCCCCAGGTCCACGTGCAGGGAGAGCAGGGAGCTGGCATGGGACAGGAAGGGCTCCTCGGCCCCCGACTCGGGGGTCAGCCCATTGTGGACTGAGGCAGGCTCCGGAGTCCTCCAGATGTCCACACTCCCTGCCTCCTGCGGGGAGGGCTGTGGGGAGGCCTGGGGGGTCTCCAGGTGCAGGCGAGGGGGCTTGGGTGGCGCCTGGGCGGTGGGCAGGATGAGGGCCTGGGGCCCCCCGATGACCGGGAGGGAGATGGCATTCTTGAGCAGAGGAGACGGCCCCTCGGGGAGCTCCCGCCCGCACACCGTGGCCGTGCGGGTGAACTCGAAGGGGAGCTCGAAGGTGCCGTCCTCCTCGGGCCCCGGTTCCACCGTCCCTGGCAGCAGGTGGAACTTGCCCTGTAGGAAGGAGATGTCGCCGAACATGTcgctgccgccgccgctgccgaTGTGAATGGTGTGGCGGAAGTCGCCCAGCGGCGGGCTGATCATGTCTGAGGACAGCAGGTCCCGCAGCTTCTCCTTCTTGCCCTGGCGGCTGCCGCGCTTCAGGTAAATGGGCACCTTAGTGGACATGGCGACCTCAGCACCCAGGCTGTGTCCTCTCACCAGCAGCACCAGCCACACAGGGGGATGGTCAGGCTCCGGAACGTGCCAAAGGGCTAAAGATGAGGGTGTGGCTGTGACCAAAGTCCTCTCAAGGAATTAGAGGAAAGATTAAAGATCAACAAGGAAGTCAGAGGGTTGAGAAAACAAACGTCACTTTCTTTCAAAAGGGTGGAAAACTTGTTTCTGGAAACCGGAAGGAAAGAGGTGGGGATCTTGTAGACAGCCGCGTCCTTTGGTCTTGGCCTCCCCGAGTTGCTCCCCAGTCGGGCTGAACGGCTGCCGTATTCTGGAAACACACCAAATCAAAAGTTAGGGACAGAAGGACAAAAGTCAGAACCTCTGTCTCATTTCTGGGTCCCCTGTCAGTCCAAGTGGGGC
This genomic stretch from Choloepus didactylus isolate mChoDid1 chromosome 6, mChoDid1.pri, whole genome shotgun sequence harbors:
- the CDC42EP2 gene encoding cdc42 effector protein 2; this translates as MSTKVPIYLKRGSRQGKKEKLRDLLSSDMISPPLGDFRHTIHIGSGGGSDMFGDISFLQGKFHLLPGTVEPGPEEDGTFELPFEFTRTATVCGRELPEGPSPLLKNAISLPVIGGPQALILPTAQAPPKPPRLHLETPQASPQPSPQEAGSVDIWRTPEPASVHNGLTPESGAEEPFLSHASSLLSLHVDLGPSILDDVLQIMDQDLARVQIPT